Within Cucumis melo cultivar AY chromosome 4, USDA_Cmelo_AY_1.0, whole genome shotgun sequence, the genomic segment GCCTTGTTTTATATCCGGGGTGCCGGGGTCTTTTTATGGAAGGTTGTTTCCGAAAAAGAGCTTGAATTTTGTGCATTCTTCATCAAGTTTGCATTGGCTTTCGGAAGTTCCAGAAGGATTATTGGAAGGGGAAGGGAAAAGGAGGTTGAATAAAGGGAAGCTTTATATATCTTCAACGAGTCCGAGGAGTGTCGTGGAGGCTTATGGTGAACAGTTTAAAAGTGACTTTGGGAGGTTTATAAAATCGAGATCTGAAGAAATGGTTAGTGATGGGAGAATGGTTTTATCTCTCATGGGGAGGAAATCTATGGATCCTACGACTCCTGATAGTTGTCATCATTGGGAGCTCTTGGCTCAGGCTTTAACCACCTTGGCTTCTCAGGTAAATttcaaatctctctctctctctgttttttttttttttttttttttttttttttttttttttatcattcaaactcttaactttaaaattaatggaaacaaattatattattattatcattattaataaGAAGACCATTTTCATCGACTTTTGAAAGATATTTTCTGAAAAGAGTAATgatcatgttttttttttttcactcacAAAGAAAAGTTAAAAACAGCTGCTACGTATCAATTGTTTGGGTGCACAAAAATAAGTACAAGTACGACAAGCAAAACACCAAGTTTTTTTCTTTCGAAAAATACTTAATGGATTTTGAATACTACTATTTCCACTTttgattttgaatatttttctaaaataaataaatagatgaataaaaaattaattttgatagGGATTAGTTGAAGAGGACAAAATAGACTCATTTAACGCACCATACTATGCGCCATGCATGGAGGAAGTGAAGGAAGAGATAGAGAAGGAAGGTTCATTCATGGTAGAACGGTTCGAAGCTTTCGAGGTTGAATGGGATGGGTTTGCCAGTGAAGCTGAGGATGGTCTCAAAATTCTGACCAGAGGCCAACGAGTGGCTAAGACAATACGAGCAGTGGTTGAAACCATGTTGGAGTCTCATTTTGGTGGCCATATTATTGATGCTTTGTTTCAACATTATGGGACCATTGTTCAACATTATTTGTCTAACAATAGAACTAAGTATACCAATTTGGTTGTTTCTTTTGTCAagaaataatgaatatatgtatCTCTATATAATTGTGTTAACTTTGCTGTTGGGATAAAATTAGATCCAAAAATAGCAAAGTTAAATCAGAATTATTATGTCTCCTGTCTAATAATTTATAGTTTATGCAAACGAAAAGTTGATAAATATTTGTAGTTTGTTCTTTTGCTATCATTGGAAAGCTTTTCTTTGAAACGTTTGTTTCATGCCTGAATACCTTAAACTAAAATTAGGTTTAAGGAGATTCCTTCCTTCTAAACAAACTCCTTAGAGGAGTAATCATTTTTAAAAAGTGTTTGAATGACAAATTGTGACCAATGGAAAATGTATATGGCCTGTAACAATAATGGTATGAAATTCGGAGAAAGGAGGAAttggaaaacaaaataaagatgaCTTTGATGCTTAAATAGTAAGAGAATTAAATAATAACGAATAAGTAAAAAGTTTTAATTATGATTTAGAACACGTATCAAAATCCAATTCAAGTTTCTATTTCAATGTATTTGTAGAGAGAATGTAggataaggatgaaattaatCTTTCCTATTAATAAGTAAGAATTAAATATGACTAGATAAATTACTTTAGTTTACGTTTTATTTTTgcttatttttttctttttttgtctaTTTTGTCAAGTACAAGTTCATCCCaacaaaaagattaaaatactattttgaTTTTTACATTTCGAAGTTTTCATATACTTTTAATtgtcaatttttagtttctTATTTCTAATAAGTCTTATATTTAATAATCCTTTAAAATTACTTTTCTACTAAAATTGATTATTACGATGTTGTAAATAGATGTTCGTATGTGATTGGGTTAATAATACCAAAGTTACatggaaaattcaaattcacacgtttatttgataacttcacatgctatatatgcaattatgtatgtatatattgtatttGCATGTTGTTTGacatatctaaatgattttgtttaACACGTGAGGGTGAATCCAACTTCATATCTTGAGATATTGATAAAAATTTATGTTAGTGGCCATCTTAATCTAGAAAAATTGAGATTACCTTCCTTACAATATTAGGGTGTGGGTAAAATCACATTTTACTAAACATGCATGCCGAATTTGCAACTACTTCTAACCTTTCCAACATttttatcataaaatattaGTTAACGACCAAATTTGTTCCATGATAGCAACATTTTGAAGTTTCTTAACAATAGtttataatgataataatctCTTTTACTTTCGGTTTTTGCAACATCATTGCTTGTGTTTTATAACGAACTATGTAATTCTGATAACGAGATAACAATATCTAAAACTGGTATGATCCATTCAACGACAGATCTAGAAATTTATACGCATGTgacttaataaaaataatttggaaaagaatGTAAGTGAGCTTGAAAATGAATCTAAAGTGAATACTAGAATATAGATTTACCACTAGGCCAACTAATCGTATTATTATGATATcagttatatatataaagagcATAAAGTTGATGGTACTTGAGCTTTCCTCGAACCTATATACTATATTTTTCTACATTCAAATAATATATCAATTATTTAAATAGACTACTATCTCTGATAGTAATCTATTGCTGATAGTAATCTACTGCAGATAGTAATCTATATCATTAATCTATTACAAATAAATTGTgacatattattatatttataaatattttgattcattattttACTGGATTTGAAAACAACCtagatattattttatttagttcTAGTTGCCTCAATACATATGCTTTGTAATGAGAGCCATCTTTatcattatcatttttttttctttttattattttgctGTTATAGATCATTTATATCTTTTATATAATTAACTATCGCATTGTTTGGGATTATGAGTGGAGTGGAGTGGACTATATAGTCCACTCCTTGTTTGTGATAATGTTTAGTTTTAGTTGTATTAATGGATAAAATCTCTTGTAATTAGgaatatattatttgattttatttgtttccttattACCACAAAGGTCCCTTGTATTTATCTCCCTTTTTCCTTGATGTAATAacatacaaatattttattcaatgaaatatcaACACATGGGTATCAGAGCTTTAACCGAGATCTACTGTTCAGACGCCGTTGTTGCTCTTCTCGTTGTGAATCTCACCGACGATGAGCTCAGCACCTATGACCAGATCCATCTGCAGGTCCCAAATTCATCCAACCTGAAGTCGACCTAGGTCCCGTCCGTGGTGAACCTAACGTGAAGCCTCCTTGTTTCCTCATTTCCTCGTCTGCTGCACTCTTCGGTCTCTAATCTCAGTTCTCTATTCTCCTATCTTAGTCTTTCGCTCTCCGATCTTAGTTCTCTGTTCTCCGATCTCCGTGAAACCTAGCTGTGATCTCAATTCTCTCTTCTCTGTTTGCGACAGCCATGATCTCTGTTTCGTGGCCCTGTTACTCATCGCCACTGCtctttgagtttttttttccttgtgcAGATCTACTGCTCAGATCTGTTGCCCAATCTTTGTTATTTAAAGTTTCCCTCTAGATCTGTGTTTGTGCTTTGTTTATGTGATAGCTGACTTGTTTTTTTCATTGTGAGTAGATGGAGAAAAGTGAAATTGCTCGTCCAATTAGCATGATTCTTGATGGCTCTAATTATATTACATGGACAAATCAAATTAAAAGCTTTCTAATTGGACGAAAATTATGGCGTATTGTCTCCGGTGATATTACCAAACCAACCAAACAAGACCTAAGATGATAGCAAATTTATCGAACGCCTCGAAGAATGGGATAGCAAAAATCATCAAATTATCACCTGACTTAGTAACACATCAATCCCTGCTATCAATATACAATTTGATGCTTTTGAAAATGCTAAGGAATTATGAGAATTTTTGTCTACACGATTTAAATCTGTCAGATTAGCTCATTACTATCAGTTGCATAATAGCCTTGTCAATCTCAATCAAGAAGTTGGTCAATCTGTTAATGAACATCTAGCAGTGCTTCAACCTATCTGGACTCAACTTAATCAAGCTAAAATCAGTAAAGATCTTCGTCTTATTAAAGTCTTTATGTGATTATGTCCAGAATATGAATCTGTTAAGACTGCCTTACTACACCACAATCTCTTGCCCTTATTGGATGCAGTCATCCAAGAgatattatttgaagaaaaacgTCTTGGCATCAATCTCTCCAAACATTCTGATGTTTTTCTTGTAGACATTCATTCATCATCTAGAGAATCAAGCACATTTTATAAGAATTGGTCACAAATTTATTGATTGTCTTAAAATAGAATGGAGATACTACCATAAACCATATCATATTTTGGGTAATTGTCCTATAAAATCATCTCGACCTCGAAGCTATTCTACAAGAGGAAAGAACTTTACTAAATCTGATACCTCATCTGTTGTTGCTGCTGCATCAGATAATTCCACCTTCCCCTATTTTCAAATAAGTAATCTTTAGAGCCTATTAAATCAGTTAATTTCATCATTTTCCTCTGCACTTGCTGTCTCACCAGGTAATCAATGACTTCTTGACTTTACCTGTTGCAATCATATGACATCTAATTATTCTCTTATGAACACTCCTAGTCCTGCTAAATCTTTACCTCCCATTTATGCTGCTGATGGCAATTGTATGAACATATCTCATATTGGCACCATTAATACCCCCAGTTTGAGTCTTTCTCATGCTTACTATGTCCCAAACTTAACCTTTAATCTAGTGTCTGTTGGTCAACTATGTGATCTTGGCTTAACTGtttctttttctctcaatgGTTGTCAGGTTCAGGATCCATAGACGAAAAGACGATTGGGACGGATCATAAAGTGGGAAGATTGTTTGAGCTCCTATCACTTCAAGTTCCTCCTCCTTCATCCATCTCTGCTCCTGTCACTGACTCTGATACATATCAGTGGCATCTTCATCTTGGTCATGCTTCTCTTGAAAAACTTCATCATTTAATTTACGTTAACAATTTAAATAATGTTACCAAGTTTGTccttttaattgtttaaattgcaaACTTGCTAAGCAACCTGCTTTGTCTTTTTCTCAATCCACTTCTATATGTGATAAACCTTTTGATTTAATTCATTCTGACATTTAGGGTCCTGCCCCTACTACCATTGTTCATGGTTATCGCTATTATATTTTGTTCATTGACGATTTCTCTTGATTTACAtggatttattttctcaagCACCGCTCTAAATTATCTCGCACTTATATTGAGTTTACTAATATGTTCAAACTCAATTCTCTTGTCCTATCAAAACCTTTCGCACTGATAATACATTGGAGTATAAAGACTTCACTCGTCTATCTTTTCTCTTCCAACAAAGCACTCTTGTTCCGCACTCTTGCCCCCGCACCTCTTAACAAAATAGGTGTGTTGAGCACAAACTTCGCCACATTCTTGACTCAGTACGTGTCCTCCTTCTTTCTACTTCATATCGTGAGAAATTTTAGGATGAAGCAGCTCTTACATCCGTGTATATTATCAATCGTGTTCCTTCCTTTGTTCTTCAGAATATCTCTCCATTCGAAAGACTATATGATACTCCTCCCAACTACTCTAACCTTAAAGTCTTTGGTTGTGCTTGCTTTGTTCTCCTACATCCTCATGAGCACACTAAACTTAAACCACGTGCCGACCTCTGTTTTCTTGGCTATGACACAGAACATAAAGGTTTCCATTGTTGGGATCCTCTTTCCAATAAACTTCGTATATTTCACCATGTCACATTTTAGGAGCACACTATGTTCTCTCGCTTGTCCTCCTTCTACTCCTTCTTCTCTAGTCTTCAACCTTTCTTCACCAATAAATCTATTGAACTTTTTCCTCTCTCTGAGTCCACTTCTGATACCGAGCTTACTCAATCTGTACCTACTTCTGCAAACTCAAACCAATCATCCGTCTCCGATGATGGTCATGAACCTACTTCAACACCCTTCTTCGTCGTTCTACTTGAGTAAGGAAACCTCTCATCCATCTCCAAGATTATCACTATTTTTTCACTATTGTTTTCCTTGTTGAACCTACCTTTTATCAAGAGGCTAGTACTGACCCTTTATGGCAGAAAACAATGAGTGATGAATTACAAGCTCTTGAAAAGATGCACACTTGGGACTATGTTGACTTACCTCCTGGTAAAAGACCCATTGACTACAAGTGGATCTACAAAATCAAGACTCACTCTGATGGTATTATTGAGTGTTATAAAACTTGTCTTGTTGCAAAAGGATATTCGCAAgaatatggtattgactatgaaGAAATATTTGCTCATGTGGCTCGGATGACGTCTATTCGAAGTCTGTTAGCTGTTGTTGCTGCCAAGCAATGACCTCTTCTTCAGATGAATGTCAAAAATGCTTTCCTTAATGAGACTTTTTCTGAACAAGTCTATATGAAGTCATCTCTTGGTACTTCTCCTCATCCTCACAAGGTATGCCTCCTGTGTCGAGCATTATATGGTCTGAAATAAGCTTCATGGGCTTGGTTTGGCATATTTAGCTCTACCATCACTCAACTTGGATTTGTCCCTCACGACACTGCGCTCTTTACTGGCCACACACTCCAGggtattcttcttcttcttctttatgttgatgacatgaaTATTACTGGTAATGATCCACGAGCAATATCTGATCTCTAACATTATCTTGGTCAACATTTTGAGATGAAAGACCTTGAGTCTTCAACTACTTTCTTGGCCTTGAAGTCTCTTGGTGCTCGAACGGGTATTTATTATCTCAAGCCAAATATACCTCATATCTCTTAGTCCGCGCAGGAATCACTGACTCCAACACAGCTTCGACGCCATTAAATCCCAATGTTCATTTGACCCCTTATGATGGTTATCCTTTTGAAGATGTGAGTATGTATTGACAACTTGTTGGTAGTCTCATCTGTCTAATAGTGAGTCGTCCAGACATTGCATATGTTGTTCATATTTTCAGTCAGTTTATGGTTGCTCCTAGAACCATTCATTTTATTGTTGTGTTACATATTCTTCGCTATATCAAGGGAACCTTAGGGCATGGACTTCAGTTTTCTTCTCAATCCTTCCTCGTCTTATCTGACTACTTTGATGCAGATTGGACTAGGGACCCTACCGATCGACGTTCTACAATAGGTTACTGTTTCTACTTAGGAGATTCTCTCATTTCTTGACGTAGTAAGAAATAAAATGTTGTCTCTCGTTCCAGTGCTGAATCAAAATATTATGCTCTTGATGATGCTACCATTGAACTTTTAGGGCTTTGTTGGCTCCTTGCTGATATAGGTGTTCCCCAGCAAGGTCCTACCCTCCTTCATTGTGACAATCATAGTGCTATCCAGATTGCTCACAATGATGTTTTATCCATGAGCGTACAAAGCACATTAAAAATGACTGTCACTTCATTCGTCATCATTTTTAAGCAACACACTTCTTCTGCGATTTGTCTCTACCATTGAGCAACCAACAAATATCTTTACCAAAGCTTTACCATCTACCCACTTCAATGAGTTACTTACCAAACTTAAGTTGACAGCTACTCtaccaccttgagtttgagggagggtattaATGTGTAAAATCTCTTgtatattatttgattttatttgtttccttattACCACAAAGGTCCCTTGTATTTATCTCCCTTTTTCCTTGATGTAATAACatacaattattttattcaTTAAACTATCAGCAGAAGTTGACAATTAGGATTAGGATTTAAAATAATCCACGCTCTCTTACTAATCTTCAACCATAAAAGGGTATTTGTTTCAAATGTTGGGAAATTCGTTGACCAACTTTCGAACACCACATTCGATGATTATTGTCAATCAATCTTCGACCACCACCTTTGAGGACTCCACCGATGACCTTCCGACAACCAACTTTGGCGACCATCGCCAGCCAATATTGCTAGTAGCCAACGATCAACCTTGAAATTTTTCAATAAAAACATTTTTGAGATATATAACAAACCAAAGAATGTTTTAAAactcattttttgtttttgttttaagaagtttttatcaaaagtgtttagataaaaataaatttttgaaaaacaattttctaagtcatttcaaatacactcttattttaattataataatatttttaaaaatacattctcatatgttttctttttttctaaattattactattattattaggttatctttttaaaatcatCTCTCTTCCCTTCTTTGTTTAAAATTGATGGTTCATTTTAGAGGACAAGGGTAGTATATATATAGTGTTGTATATATCAAATAAACTTCACAACAAGCTTctttttaactaattaattatatttatttaggTTACATGCACAAAAATccctaatttagtttaataacACTTTCCAAGTTTTTTTGTTGGTCAATTTAACTGGCTCGAAGACCTAAAATTATCTTTCAAGCTTAAAATTTACAATTTCGGAAAACATTTAGTGGccagataaaaataaaaatttaaaactttatgCTTTTTTTATTCCTCAAAcataatttgataaaaaaatataacttttcaataataaaatttaagattAAATACTAGTTTATTTCAATTTGAGTTAGCAtattatgataaaaaaaaaaaaaaacgatgacCATTTTCAAATTAGTTAAAATGATAGAAATCTatgaaaatttatttcaaaACCCTAGTAAAATCAAAACATCATTTAtagattatattaattttaatagatgaacaacataattaaccaaatttaataaaatcacaTGTCAATTTATGTAAAAGAGGTTATACTATAAAATTGTATAACACGTGCATCTCACATAGTAATAAACTAGTTTGTATAAATTGGTGGAAGGTATAGTTTTTGAactatatttttcaaaatggtATTTCATGTACCTAAATatatcactagaagaaatatgacctataatgtcggttgaaaaaaatgaacacggatctttaatgtcagtttttaagatacggatctttaatgtcggttttaaaccgacatcaaagatgaagctttaatgtcggtttaaaaccgacattaaagactccATCTTttacaaaccgacattaaaggtacATTCTAAACCTATATCCAAACACGCCACAAACTATCCCATCAAACCTAACTCCCAATAACCCCTACATATAAATGCCTTATTTAGGGTTTTTTCAAGCTCATACACTCTCAAACTCCTCATTATCATTTTCATTGCAGCTTCTTCAATAACACTAATCATGGCTGAATGAGGAGGAGATCGCGGTGGCTTTGGCAGAGGCTTTGGTGACAGAGGTCGTAGTAGCGATTGTGGCTGTGGACGCCGTCGTGTTGGTTGTTGTGGCGAAGAGGAGAAGTGGGTTCCAGTCACCAAGCTATTCATAGCTGTGGAGGAGTGGGTTCTAGTCATGCTGGCCGCCGTGAAGAAGAGGAGACTGTGGCCGCGACTGCTATTCCGGTGACCTAATATTATGGTGAGCAAACAAACAAGAACAATGGATGTACATTATCTTACTAAAATCTTTTTCTATCTCGAATTAGTAGATCATTGTTGCAAGGTTGTATAtgcaaattgttttataaaacctTACTCTCAGAATTGATCAGGTGTAACAAAATACTCCCCTCCCTCTCACTCACTGCTTCACATGGTAGAAACTTGGCTCTCTTTGGACTAGGAAATTTTCACAATTGTTTGAAGAGACCAAAGTTATTCTCGGGTATTGTGTGATATTAAGGATTTGACATTAAAAAATCCACTGTTATCCGAATTCCAGATCTACATGTCCTCCCTCAGTTTGAGGAAGAAGAGAATGGGGATGAGTTGATGGATGGAGACCTATTTGGAAATTTCATCCTCAAGGTTGCTTCTAAAGTTCAGTGCCCAAGACGAGTCAAtcaaatatttttggaatttcaGATGCAAGTTATATGCTTCATTTATTTCGGCTTGATGGCGTTTACATGTCCTAATCATTGAAAGCTCGTGTCCCACAATAAATAGTTGtgatttatattattttattttgtgttctTGCTAAACTAAACAATTCATACTCTTTATAATGAAGATCTCATTTGATAGTACCTCATCCTCTGATTGCCTACTTTTTTTTACtcctatgtttttttttcttttattgaatATTATGCTCTAAACTTATCATTTTATGCATTGAAAACATGCCTCTAGGAATCCTTTTGGGAGGCAAAGTTCGAACTTGCTGCTTATGAGAATTTAGTATTTGGAAAAATTGGAGGTTTGTACCTCATTTATCATTGCGATGGAAAATTGATTTTACCTTCCTtcgttcttttcttttcttttttttaactatCGAATATTTAAATAACTGAAaactattttgaattttttctgCAGATGGTATTCTTGTTGCTGCATCACATCCACTGATCAGTTGTGGAGTTGCAACTGGCATGGGTTTCTTAGTCTTTAAAAGTATGATATCATTTATTGATGGGTTTTAATTTGATGATAAGATTTTTTAACGTATAGTTATAAATTAATAGATTCGTTTACTTCAAATGCATTTTTGTctaataatttttctatatttcatATCTTCCAATATTGAGCTCTCTCCTATTTCTTGCATAAGGTCATTTTCATTCTTTGAAGTGTGAAGTAAACTTTCAATCACTGAAGTTTTCAATTCTTTGTAGTATTCTCTGAAGTGTTtgttaaatttgatataaaataaGTAGGAATGGATGGATAATGGAATAGTGGGAAAAGAACTATTACATCAGTTCTATTGTTGGTGCTAATAAGAACTACAAGGCGTGGGCATTTTATTTTGTGCAGAATCTCAATGTAAATATAAATCTGTTGGATTTGATTTCAAGATGCTACCATTCTGCTTCttatttgtatttgtatttgaTGTGTTTTTTACATCTCTTTGGACTTGGACATTTACTTTTTCCGCATCAAGGGCTCTGATTTCTGACTTATGTATTTTGTGGTCTTGCCTTGGTATAGTTCCCTTTGTGTTTATGGTATAGTTCcctttttccgcatcaagaggTTTAGGTTCCACTTGTATCAATTGTCTCATCTTCGTGCATTCATAGTATTGTATCTTCTTGGGTTATCTTTGCTTTGTAGTTCATGAATTGGGTTTCAACACTTATAATTTGAAGAACGGGGCACTGTAGAATTGATGAAAAAGGAAGGAGAAATGCTCTGCTGCTATGTGAAGAGAAATGGGTAACATTCACTAAGAAGTAGGATTAATTGCTAGAGCTGCGGAAGTAGGTTCGTAGTGctgaaaatactaaaatataTTAACATGTTAATTGAGCTTTTATTAGATGAACATCTTGCTGAGTAAAAAAGgtaatcaatttattttttattgttattattattatttatagtaCCCTTAACTGAGATTCCTATAGATGCTTGGCAGGAAACTAAAACTGGGTTTGGTCTGAGTTGATTTGTTCGGAAGTCAGTCTTGATTACTttgcatttatatatatattttttagacaTAATGGAAACGAAAAGagaatgtaaaaaaaaaaaaacaacataatTCCGGAATATAATCTTGTTCATCCTTGTTTGCTTTCAAGTTACATTGAGTTTTACAAGCTTATTTAGGTTCCTCTATTTAATACCAAATGTATATTAATTCGAAATAGTGTGACAGAAGGGGAAATAGGTCTAGTGATGATGAATGATACATTTTCACTACAAATGAGTACTTGAAGGCCTTttaactttcttcttcttctttatgtaATCAATTTTTGTTGGCATAAATGGTGCTCAAGACCTCACTTCCTCGGCAAATGCATATTGTAACAAGGTTCctaaatttgtttgttttttgttttgttttttcagTTTCTAAGTTTATCATTGTTGTACATATAGTAGTAATAGTCTTGAGAGGTTTATTACAATTGCAGATCGGGAAATGGTGGAGGAGAAGGCCGACCATATATAATTCTTCAAATGCTTGGATTGATGTTTATTAGATAGAActgaaaaaatcaaatttttattgAAACTCTAAGTTGAATTTAAATAAGATCAAGTGAAAAATACCGATCTAATTGAAAGCTTAGGCTTAATGTCATTGAAAGCCTCATTATTGGAGATTTGGAGACTTTTTTCTACTATGAAGATGTTTGcaatgaaattttcttttgagctaaatatttttcttcctcTACATACTATGTCATAATATAGAGCCAATTTCCACTA encodes:
- the LOC103503922 gene encoding probable jasmonic acid carboxyl methyltransferase 2; translation: MEVAQILCMNKGGGETSYARNSSLQSKIISDSKRITEEAVESMITTFSNNNTTSVISIADLGCSSGPNTLLLVSDTLNLISSKCKRLGYPLPEVQVFLNDLFSNDFNYIFGSLPEFHRRLVVDNGGEVGPCFISGVPGSFYGRLFPKKSLNFVHSSSSLHWLSEVPEGLLEGEGKRRLNKGKLYISSTSPRSVVEAYGEQFKSDFGRFIKSRSEEMVSDGRMVLSLMGRKSMDPTTPDSCHHWELLAQALTTLASQGLVEEDKIDSFNAPYYAPCMEEVKEEIEKEGSFMVERFEAFEVEWDGFASEAEDGLKILTRGQRVAKTIRAVVETMLESHFGGHIIDALFQHYGTIVQHYLSNNRTKYTNLVVSFVKK